The following are from one region of the Mycolicibacterium helvum genome:
- the idsA2 gene encoding bifunctional (2E,6E)-farnesyl/geranyl diphosphate synthase: MAGAVTDQLRGYLAGRRADAAYIGTDYDGLIAALEDFVLRGGKRVRPAFAYWGYRAVTAEPDAAVDDGILLLFSALELLHACALVHDDVIDDSATRRGWPTAHVHFTELHRSRGWRGSSEQFGRSAAILLGDLSLVWADDIVAGVDLPVDGRRRLQRVWSDIRTEVLGGQYLDIVAESSGAESIESAMNVNTFKTASYTISRPLQLGAAAAADRPDVQAIFYELGTDLGVAFQLRDDVLGVFGDPAVTGKPSGDDLRSGKRTVLLAEAVERATASDPAAADRLRAGVGTELTDAAVRELCDIIESVGALAAVEARIELLTHRALGLLENAPINAPAKTGLTELARLAANRSA, translated from the coding sequence CTGGCCGGCGCCGTCACTGATCAACTGCGGGGATACCTCGCAGGGCGCCGCGCCGACGCCGCTTACATCGGCACCGACTACGACGGGCTCATCGCCGCTCTGGAGGACTTCGTCCTGCGCGGTGGCAAACGTGTGCGCCCCGCGTTCGCGTACTGGGGATATCGCGCGGTGACCGCCGAGCCCGACGCGGCAGTGGACGACGGGATCCTGCTGCTGTTCTCGGCGCTGGAGCTGCTGCACGCCTGCGCGCTGGTCCACGACGACGTCATCGACGATTCGGCGACCCGGCGCGGCTGGCCGACGGCCCACGTCCACTTCACCGAACTGCATCGCAGCCGCGGTTGGCGGGGCTCCTCCGAGCAGTTCGGCCGCTCGGCGGCCATCCTGCTGGGCGACCTGTCGCTGGTATGGGCCGACGACATCGTCGCCGGGGTGGATCTGCCCGTCGACGGCCGTCGGCGCCTCCAGCGCGTGTGGTCCGATATCCGCACCGAGGTCCTCGGCGGCCAGTACCTCGACATCGTCGCCGAATCCAGTGGCGCCGAGTCGATCGAGTCGGCGATGAACGTCAATACCTTCAAGACCGCGTCGTACACCATCTCGCGCCCGCTGCAGCTAGGCGCCGCGGCCGCCGCCGACCGGCCCGACGTACAGGCCATTTTCTACGAGTTGGGCACCGACCTGGGTGTCGCGTTTCAGCTGCGCGACGACGTTCTCGGTGTGTTCGGGGATCCCGCGGTGACGGGCAAGCCGTCCGGCGACGACCTGCGCTCCGGGAAACGCACCGTACTGCTGGCCGAAGCCGTCGAACGGGCCACCGCCTCCGACCCGGCGGCCGCCGACCGGCTGCGGGCCGGCGTCGGCACCGAGCTCACCGACGCCGCGGTGCGCGAGCTGTGCGACATCATCGAATCGGTCGGGGCGCTGGCCGCGGTGGAAGCGCGCATCGAACTGCTCACCCACCGCGCACTGGGGCTGCTGGAGAACGCGCCGATCAACGCGCCGGCGAAAACCGGTCTGACCGAGCTCGCCAGATTGGCCGCCAACCGGTCGGCCTAG